In a genomic window of Thermus islandicus DSM 21543:
- a CDS encoding phospholipase D-like domain-containing protein, protein MLRLVMKRLLILLWLLGLALGAPRLVVEPEDGVKPLLDLIASARQEVLVKMYLWTPSRMDVVEALGEARKRGVRVRVLLEREPSGGRVDLAVYQALKERGVEVRLTTPFRFVFVHEKSLVVDRKLAWVGTMNLTGSSFSANREYALILDDPKQVAEVTRVFEADWEGERLDLSRALLVWAPSRTLSGVREGNAREVLLGMIAQARKELLLEHQAMADPEVLEALKAALKRGVRVRLIGSPQEVGDTYFLSGAMALEAAGAEVRFLPSPYVHAKVLVRDGEEALVGSLNLSANSLNANRELAVRFTAKEAPEAFARLLKTLEGDWQRGLPENPFALPPVEGVVPWQDAPRYFGRIATVEGTIVRVEDRGTVAFLHFGQGENDLRLVVFPRNYGLFRQPFPESYLGKRVRAQGRIVLYAGYYEIILESPGQLEVLDASP, encoded by the coding sequence TGATCGCCTCCGCGCGGCAGGAGGTTTTGGTCAAGATGTACCTCTGGACCCCAAGCCGCATGGACGTGGTGGAGGCTCTGGGGGAGGCGAGGAAGCGGGGGGTGAGGGTGCGGGTCCTCCTGGAACGGGAACCCTCGGGAGGCCGGGTGGACCTCGCCGTGTACCAGGCCCTGAAGGAGCGGGGCGTGGAGGTACGCCTCACCACCCCCTTCCGCTTCGTCTTCGTGCACGAAAAGAGCCTGGTGGTGGACCGCAAGCTGGCCTGGGTGGGCACCATGAACCTTACGGGAAGTTCCTTTTCCGCCAACCGGGAGTACGCCCTGATCCTGGACGACCCCAAGCAGGTAGCCGAGGTGACCCGGGTCTTTGAGGCGGACTGGGAAGGGGAAAGGCTGGACCTCTCCCGCGCCCTCCTGGTCTGGGCGCCAAGCCGCACCCTCTCTGGGGTGAGGGAGGGCAACGCCCGGGAAGTGCTCCTAGGAATGATCGCCCAGGCGAGGAAGGAGCTCCTCCTGGAGCACCAGGCCATGGCGGATCCCGAGGTCCTCGAGGCCCTGAAGGCCGCCCTGAAGCGGGGAGTGCGGGTGCGCCTCATCGGAAGCCCCCAGGAAGTGGGGGACACTTACTTCCTCTCTGGGGCCATGGCCCTCGAGGCGGCGGGGGCCGAAGTCCGCTTCCTCCCCTCCCCCTACGTGCACGCCAAGGTCCTGGTGCGGGACGGGGAAGAGGCCCTCGTGGGGAGCCTCAACCTCAGCGCCAACAGCCTGAACGCCAACCGGGAGCTTGCGGTGCGGTTCACGGCCAAGGAAGCTCCCGAAGCCTTCGCCCGGCTCCTCAAGACCCTGGAGGGGGACTGGCAGAGGGGGCTTCCGGAAAACCCCTTTGCCCTGCCCCCGGTGGAGGGCGTGGTTCCCTGGCAGGATGCCCCTCGCTACTTTGGCCGCATCGCCACCGTGGAGGGCACCATCGTCCGGGTGGAGGACCGCGGCACCGTGGCCTTTTTGCACTTCGGCCAAGGGGAGAACGACCTCCGGCTCGTGGTCTTTCCCAGAAATTACGGCCTTTTCCGCCAGCCCTTCCCCGAAAGCTACTTGGGCAAAAGGGTGCGGGCCCAGGGACGGATCGTTCTCTACGCGGGGTACTACGAGATCATCCTGGAAAGCCCGGGCCAGCTGGAGGTGCTGGATGCAAGCCCTTGA